Proteins encoded by one window of Desulfovibrio ferrophilus:
- a CDS encoding deoxyhypusine synthase family protein translates to MTAIRAFMEEHFKHFNARETLDAAKGWCDLLDGGGQMFLAMAGAMSTAEIGISLARMIRQGKVHAISCTAANLEEDIFNLFAGNEYKILPEYRDLTPQDEVALRDSGLNRVTDTCIPETVMKEIEDHIVQMWTEAASRGEAKFPHQFLNDVLDIPGIEDRFQLPRERSWVLAAKEMSIPIYTPGWEDSTLGNIYTAEVMLGNIPNHNGVKRGTQQLEHLAGWYKKRADAEIPVGFFQIGGGISGDFSICVVPMLIQDCYLEDTPYWAYFAQIGDSTTSYGSYSGAPPNEKITWHKLAPDTPRFMINSDASIVAPLIFTYVLEDSSS, encoded by the coding sequence ATGACCGCCATCCGTGCCTTCATGGAAGAGCATTTCAAACACTTCAACGCCCGCGAAACCCTGGACGCGGCAAAGGGGTGGTGCGATCTGCTTGATGGTGGCGGTCAGATGTTCCTGGCCATGGCAGGCGCCATGAGCACGGCGGAAATCGGCATTTCCCTGGCCCGAATGATACGCCAGGGCAAGGTACACGCCATCTCCTGCACCGCTGCCAATCTGGAAGAAGACATCTTCAACCTCTTTGCCGGCAATGAATACAAAATCCTGCCCGAATACAGAGACCTGACTCCGCAGGATGAAGTCGCTCTGCGCGACAGTGGGCTGAATCGCGTCACCGACACCTGCATCCCGGAAACCGTGATGAAGGAGATCGAGGACCACATTGTCCAGATGTGGACCGAAGCGGCGAGCAGGGGAGAAGCGAAATTTCCCCACCAATTCCTGAATGACGTCCTCGATATTCCTGGCATAGAGGATCGTTTCCAGCTTCCGCGAGAGCGCTCTTGGGTCCTTGCCGCCAAGGAAATGAGCATCCCCATCTACACTCCGGGCTGGGAAGACTCCACTCTGGGCAATATCTACACTGCCGAAGTCATGCTCGGGAATATCCCGAACCACAATGGTGTCAAACGGGGAACCCAGCAATTGGAGCATCTGGCAGGATGGTATAAGAAACGAGCCGATGCGGAGATCCCCGTGGGGTTTTTCCAGATCGGTGGTGGCATTTCGGGAGATTTCTCCATCTGCGTCGTGCCCATGCTCATTCAGGACTGCTACCTGGAAGACACTCCCTACTGGGCCTACTTTGCCCAGATCGGTGACTCCACGACCTCATACGGGTCATACTCCGGCGCGCCGCCCAATGAAAAGATCACCTGGCACAAGCTGGCCCCCGACACCCCTCGATTCATGATCAATTCCGACGCCAGCATTGTGGCACCGTTAATCTTCACCTACGTACTTGAAGATTCCTCGTCTTAG
- a CDS encoding chemotaxis protein CheD, which yields MDEIMVRFGKLGIKAHDLDVKLFGGGFTIDPERKDAVRDIVDVGRKNVSAARDSLAKHGLKVMAEDVLGRRGRKVFFLTATGEVWVRPVSAEAGDLDSSLF from the coding sequence GTGGATGAAATCATGGTTCGTTTCGGCAAATTGGGCATCAAAGCGCATGATCTGGACGTGAAGCTGTTCGGGGGGGGATTCACCATTGACCCCGAACGCAAGGATGCCGTGCGTGATATCGTCGATGTCGGGCGCAAGAACGTGAGTGCGGCACGCGACTCCCTGGCCAAGCATGGGCTGAAGGTCATGGCCGAGGATGTGCTCGGCAGGCGCGGACGCAAGGTGTTTTTCCTGACAGCCACAGGTGAAGTCTGGGTCAGGCCCGTGTCCGCCGAGGCTGGCGATCTGGATTCGTCTTTATTCTAA